The Nocardioides salarius genome includes a region encoding these proteins:
- a CDS encoding TetR/AcrR family transcriptional regulator, translated as MSESATTSPVVPPTKQALTRARIHRCAMQLTQGRGLDGWTMEDLAGAAEVSRRTLFNYFSSKVDAVLGAVGSPIRRRDEVAADAFATFVAGGPSGYLVDDLAVLARPILAGEDFDQQTVALRRSVLTCSNRLMEAVHEHFEQTADDIVALILQREGDGFGEDRAHLMVRLLVAVFDSSMRAYLAAEDPTETDLVDLFVDHLRVAGELLGRTSRPA; from the coding sequence AGCAGGCCCTGACCCGCGCCCGCATCCACCGGTGCGCGATGCAGCTGACCCAGGGCCGCGGCCTCGACGGCTGGACCATGGAGGACCTGGCCGGCGCCGCCGAGGTGTCGCGCCGCACGCTGTTCAACTACTTCAGCTCCAAGGTCGATGCCGTGCTCGGTGCGGTCGGCTCCCCCATCCGGCGTCGCGACGAGGTCGCCGCCGACGCCTTCGCCACCTTCGTGGCCGGCGGTCCCAGCGGCTACCTCGTCGACGACCTCGCGGTGCTGGCCCGACCGATCCTGGCCGGCGAGGACTTCGACCAGCAGACCGTCGCTCTGCGCCGCAGCGTGCTGACCTGCTCGAACCGGCTGATGGAGGCGGTGCACGAGCACTTCGAGCAGACCGCCGACGACATCGTCGCCCTGATCCTCCAGCGCGAGGGCGACGGCTTCGGCGAGGACCGGGCCCACCTGATGGTGCGCCTGCTCGTGGCCGTCTTCGACTCCTCGATGCGGGCCTACCTGGCCGCCGAGGACCCCACCGAGACCGACCTGGTCGACCTGTTCGTCGACCACCTGCGCGTGGCCGGCGAGCTCCTCGGTCGCACCTCCCGGCCGGCCTGA